The region TCCATGCCTTTGTCGGTCACCTCAAAGCGGGCATTTTCGTCCGCCTGCCCAAAATCTCCCTGGCCCTGCTCCGGGCTCTCGGCATTGATGAAGTTCTGGTCCTGCATCTTCTGGATGATCTTGTCGACCAGCTCTTCGACCTGATCTTCGCTCAGAGTCTCGAACTTCTCCTGCGCCTCTTCGTCGAAGAGCTCGCCGGATTCAAGCGCCTGACGAACCGCATCCCGCAGACTCTCCATCGTCTGGTCATTGAATTCGCGGAAGTTCGAGTAGGGGTCGTTGAAACCGGAGTCCAGCAGGAAATCGGAGAGGGCCTGCATAAGATCCTCAAGGTCAAAGCTCGAGGAAAGATCGCCGGTGAACTTCGTATAGCGGACGCGCTTCATAGGAGGTCCCCTGAAATCATTCTAGCCTCTTTTCACAGCGACAAAGCCCATGAAGGAGCTGTCATTCCGACCGAAGCGTAGCGGAGTGGAGGAATCCGCTTCTCTCCCGAAACGCTCGTGCCGGGAGAGAAGAGTGGCCGATCCCATTCGACTTCGCCAGGGATAGGCTCTCCTGGCTTCAAAGACGGCAGATGGGCCGATCCCCACCCTAGTTGAAGCCCCTGCGCGTGCGATTGCGCGTGTTGAACTCTTCCTCCTGCTCGCGCTCCCGCATCCGTTCTGCAAACTGCGTCGCCTGGTCGAGCCGCTGCTTCTTCTCGGCCGCCGTGAACACGCGCTCTTCCGCGCGGCTGATGCGCTTGTGTGCGGTCATGCCTTCCAGCAGAAACTCGGCTCCGCTCACGGTGACCTCCGCACCTGCTTCCCCGTCGATCTTCAGAGGTGAAAGCTTTTCGAGCAGTCCCTGAATCTGCTTCAACTCCGCCAGCGATGCCGATGCAGGCTGCGTATCGTTCAACTGCACCGTACCGCCCAGGTTGAACCATTCTTCAATCTGCTGTGTGTCGGTTCCAGCGAAGTATTTGTCGAAGACCTGAGCAACCGCAGTGCGAATGATCTCGCGAATGACGGTATCGGCGCCGCGCATCTCGCCTTCGTACTCCAGCTCCACCTTGCCCGTAATACCTGGCAGCGCAGCATAGATGTCGCCAATGCGGGGTACGACCAGTTTTTCGCCGTGAATCAGCGCACGCCGCTCCGCATTCGACAACACCAGCTCCATCGTCGTGATGGGCAGGCGTTGCGAGACCCCCGAGCGCTTGTCGACCTTCTTGTCTTCACGCGCCGTAAAGGCGATCTGCTCGATCACCTGCCGTACATAGTGCGGAATCTCGATCTTGGTCGCCGGGCGCTCCGACCATGCTTCCTGCGCCGTAATGCGGATGCCTTCTTCAATATCCTCGGGGTAGTGCGTGCGAATCTCCGAGCCGATACGGTCCTTCAGCGGAGTGACGATCTTCCCGCGAGCCGTATAGTCCTCCGGGTTCGCGCTGAAGACGATGGCGACGTCGAGCGGCAACCGCACGGGGTAGCCCTTAATCTGTACATCGCCCTCCTGCATGATGTTAAACAGCGCCACCTGGATCTTGCCCGCGAGGTCCGGAACCTCGTTGATCGCGAAGATGCCGCGGTTGGCGCGAGGTAACAGGCCATAGTGCATGGTCAGCTCCGAGCCCAGGTCCTGGTTCGACCGTGCCGCTTTGATCGGGTCGATATCGCCGACCAGGTCCGCAACCGTCACGTCCGGGGTGGCCAGCTTCTCGACGAAGCGGTCTTCCGGGGTCATCCAGGCGATGGGCGTCTCATCTCCGTGCTTTGCAATCAGGTCACGCGAATACCTGCTGATGGGTGCGTAAGGGTTATCCCGAACCTCTGAACCCGCCACATACGGAGTATGCGGATCGAGCAGGGTCGTCAGAGCGCGCAGGATACGCGACTTGGCCTGGCCGCGAAGTCCCAGCAGGATGAAGTTGTGCCGCGACAGGATGGCATTCACAATCTGGGGAACAACCGTATCCTCATAGCCGACGATTCCCGGAAAGATGGTCTCCCGTGCGCGCAGTCGAGCAATCAGGTTTTCACGAAGCTCGTCCTTGACGCTGCGGGCTAATCGTTCGGGGGAGTATTCGCTCT is a window of Edaphobacter sp. 12200R-103 DNA encoding:
- a CDS encoding sigma 54-interacting transcriptional regulator; its protein translation is MATSLPATLGQLRKSEYSPERLARSVKDELRENLIARLRARETIFPGIVGYEDTVVPQIVNAILSRHNFILLGLRGQAKSRILRALTTLLDPHTPYVAGSEVRDNPYAPISRYSRDLIAKHGDETPIAWMTPEDRFVEKLATPDVTVADLVGDIDPIKAARSNQDLGSELTMHYGLLPRANRGIFAINEVPDLAGKIQVALFNIMQEGDVQIKGYPVRLPLDVAIVFSANPEDYTARGKIVTPLKDRIGSEIRTHYPEDIEEGIRITAQEAWSERPATKIEIPHYVRQVIEQIAFTAREDKKVDKRSGVSQRLPITTMELVLSNAERRALIHGEKLVVPRIGDIYAALPGITGKVELEYEGEMRGADTVIREIIRTAVAQVFDKYFAGTDTQQIEEWFNLGGTVQLNDTQPASASLAELKQIQGLLEKLSPLKIDGEAGAEVTVSGAEFLLEGMTAHKRISRAEERVFTAAEKKQRLDQATQFAERMREREQEEEFNTRNRTRRGFN